CGTTGTCCATCTAGCCAATTGtagatgttttcctttcttcagattCTGTTTGAATCATGTTTTTAAAAGCTCAGTGTAACAGCTTATCAGGGCCCTTCCTCGCTCATGCTACACGAGGAGCGTTGGGTCCTGTTGCGCAGCAGCAGTACAAATAAATCATGAACCTTTATACTCTTGCTCACGTGTACCAGTGTGACACTTTATACTTCACGTCTCTCGACAatcaaaacttccacaacaacatcctgaagtgttttattccttctaaacatcagaaatattttcatgtattaaaatgtataatgttagggcaaaactgaaatcatttttCTGAAGACTGAGAAATTTACTGACCATCCcaaacactggagacttcttccaagggggggtggggggtggggaaTGGGAAAAGGAtcagcattttttaaatgacagcCGGTGCTCCATCTAATCAGCGGACAAATCAACACCGCTGTTCGAACCAATCAGAACACGGATTTAAGAAGCGTCATACATGTGGTATACACGGCACAGTCTAAAAGGTCTGGTGGGATCGGCACCGAGAACTGCCTGTATAGTTGATTACTTCAGTGTGTCATGCATCGCAGTTATGTTAATGTTAACtcgtctgtgttcagtagtccTCACTCATCTGTGTTCAGTAGTCCTCACTCTGCACATCTGTCGTTCTTCAGTGGAGCTTTAGTGCGCCTGTAAGGTCTTTTCACGGAGATCCGTCAGATCCAATTATGTTATCAATAATAAATGAACCTATGAATAAAACTCTGCTGTAGGAATATTTTCTAGCCTGAGTTGCTTAATGCCGGTTGAGGTTATATATAGAGGCAGCCGTGACACTGATCTTGTATATGCTTTAGAAGCCGTAAAGGTTGTACCTGTATATGTCAATTTCAAGAAATTGAGAGTTTTTCAGTCTAATGAAGTCTAGAATGTATggaaatgagtttttttttttttttttagaacagatTGTTATGAAGCATCTTTAATTCTGATGCACACAACCTGCTAATCTTCTCTGATAGGGAGCTCAGTGCCAGCAGTCGTTTGATTCGTCCTTGGAGAAGCCTCAGTTCCCCGGCGCCTCCGCGGAGTTCATCGATCACCTGGAGTTCATCCAACCCAACGTGATCTCAGGAATCCCAGTGTACCGAGTCATGGACAGACGGGGCCAGATCATCAACCCTTCTGAGGATCCACAGGTCAGTAGCTGAAATGTTCTACACTGTTCACGTGCACCcagacaaattacacacacacacacacacacacacacacgtgtaaagACAAAATAGTGACATTGtgatattcatttataaatcattCTCCAGTCATAATAAATTTGTGAGTCTTTCATTCAGAACACAGGTTTATATTGATATGgcattgttgctatagtaacagcttgtaCAGTATCTGCTGACGTTTAATGGCAAAAATCATTAATCATCAGAAATAATTAAGGATAATTAATAATTCATGGACTAAAACATGCCATTATTAATAAGTTTTCAGTGAGACATGTAAGCAGCCgttagggaaggagtctccagtgtcagcgcgtCGTCACGCTCCGAAATAAAGCCTCAGTAGTTTTCACATCACGGCTGCTAAGGTTTGAAAAGAATGTTTTATCTTTAACTTGACGCCTCTTTCGGATATCAGTTAATCATCTGCTCACGGTTTCGTTcactgtaaatgaaatgaaatgttgacCGGGGTGCACAAATTTTTGCACACCACTTTGCGTACTATTGTTTGCTATAGTGCTCTAAACAGagcggggggaaaaaaagggaaaagttAGAACATGCTTTCACGCAGCATTTGAAAATACGTGTGCTGAgctgtaaccatggcaaccatcACGCAGCAGGAGCTTATTTCGTACGTAGGTCCGGGTATAAAAATGGAAAGGAAGTTCCAAAGAAagtgagcagaaaaaaacaaaaacaaagccgCTGGAAATGAGATAAATGGCGCATGTGGCACGGTGTCCTTTTCCTCCGCCTCGTCTGTTATCGTATGATTTCAGGATGTTTTGTTCGGCTTTATCTCTTGTGTACTGGCCGTTTTAACGGTCAATATTTAATGCTTTGTTTCCTCCGTTGCGTCGTAGCTCTCGAAGGAGACAGTGTTGAACTTCTACCAGAAGATGACGCTCCTGAACACCATGGATCGTATTCTGTACGAGTCTCAGAGGCAGGTAAGAGGTGTTATTTCTGGTCCCGACTTTCCTGATGTTCTGGACGGTGAACTAGGGCGCAGGACGCCGCTGACCTGAGATCTGTTTCCTTCTGGATTTAAGGGTCGCATCTCCTTCTACATGACCAACTACGGTGAAGAAGGAACTCACATCGGAAGCGCTGCAGCTCTGGACTCTACCGACCTGGTGTTTGGCCAGTATCGAGAAGCAGGTGAGATTTTGTCGCTTTGTCATCCTGGTTTATGAAGTTTGTGCGCAATTTTAACTCCAGCACCAAAAAAAGTCTTGCGAAAATTTAGAAAAAGCCGAAACTcacttattatattatttgaaactcacttattatattatttgaaactcacttattatattatttgaatACATTTCACGAACAAAGTATGTGTAATGACCATAAAAGGCAAATCTCACAAAAAGCTGAAAAACTAAATGAACACTAAATGGTGATGAAAAGTGTTTCAGTCTTTCAATAATTCAGAACAGACGACTTGTTTATATACATCAGCTTTTCTTTTATGGAGTATATAATCATATGGAAACTCTGTGTTGTGCTTCATACTGTAATTCACTCTcttactcgctctctcacatacgtactctctcgctcacacactctctctctctctctcgttctcactctgtctctctcactcactctctctctcgctctctcgttcTCACTCTTTCGCTCTCACTCTGTCGCTCattcactctcgctctctctctctctctctctctctctctctctctctctctctctctctctctctacctcactCGCTCGTTTATCTCttgctcactctcactctgtcgcTTGCTCAatctcgctctcgctctttctctctatctgtttctctctctcgctcgtttactctcttgctcactctcactctgtcacttgctcactctttctctctctctctccatctctctcttactctctgtcgctctcactctgtcgctctctcgctctttctttctctctctctctctctctctctctctctctctctatctctctctctctcgttctcactCTGTCGCTCTCACTCtgtcgctcactcactctcgctctctctctctctctctctctctctctctctctctctctcacattcgctttctcactcactctcactcacttgctctctcactctctacctCACTCGCTCGTTtactctcttgctcactctcactctgtagCTTGCTCAATCTCACTcgtgctctttctctctatctcttactctctctcgctcgtttactctcttgctcactctcactctgtcacttgctcactcactctctctctctctctctctctctctctcattcgctttctcactcactctcactcccttgctctctcactctctacctCACTCGCTCGTTtactctcttgctcactctcaCTCAATCGCTTGCTCaatctcgctctttctctctatctcttactctctctcgctcgtttactctcttgctcactctcactctgtcacttgctcgctctttctctctctctctctctctctcgctccctctctctcttactctctctctcactctgtcgctcactcaatctctccctcgctctttctctcactctgtctcactcactcactcagaatTTCACTCACCCAGATAGAATCATTAACTTCAGCTAAAAGACTTGTTGCTACTGTAACTGAGTTTGTATTTGTTGACTTGTGTGTCCTGCTCTCTGAATGTGACAGGAGTGCTGATGTACCGTGGCTTTCCTCTGGACCTGTTCATGGCACAGTGCTACGGTAATGCGGACGATTTGGGGAAGGGCAGGTTGATGCCGGTGCACTACGGCAGCCGAGACCACAACTTTGTGACCATCTCGTCTCCTCTGGCCACTCAGCTTCCTCAGGGTGAGAGAGTGACCATACAGCACACTGAGCTCACTAACACATCCAGCTCTGCAGAAATGGccattccttccttcccttccaCCTTTTCCTCTCCTTTCATTTGCCTTGTAACTAAAACTGAAATACAGTTACATGTAATGAAGCTGAATAAAGCATATAACATGcggtgtgtcgctgtgtgtgtgtctgtgtagcgGCAGGAGCAGCGTACGctataaagagagagaacagtaaTCGTGTGGTGATCTGTTACTTCGGCGAGGGAGCTGCCAGTGAAGGAGACGCTCACGCCGGGTTCAATTTCTCTGCCACGTTGGAGTGTCCAATCATTTTCTTCTGTCGCAACAACGGCTACGCCATCTCCACCCCCACACACGAGCAGTACAGGGGCGACGGAATCGGTGAgcttcaccatcacacaccagcCAACACCAGAGCTGTTATCTGTTGTACATTTCTTCTGTTTACTTCAcatcttttttccctctttgtaTCTAGTATAAttaacttctttctttctttctttctttcattctttctttctttctttctttctttctttttctttctttctctctttctctctctctctctctctctctctctctctctctttctttctttctttctctctctctctctctctctctctctttctttctctctctctctctctttctttctctctctctctttctttctctctctctctctctctctctctctcttactctctctctctctttcttactctctctctctctttctttctttctctttctctctctttatttctctctctctttctttctttctctctctctctctctctctctctctctctctctctctctctctcttttctctctctctctctctccctctctctttctctctctctctctttctatctctctctctctgtgtttctccctttctctctctctctctctctctctctctctctctctctctctctttctctctctctctctctctctctctctctctctctctttctctctctctctgtttctccctctctctcgctccctctctctttctatctctctctgtttctctctctctctttctttctctctctctctctctctctc
Above is a window of Tachysurus vachellii isolate PV-2020 chromosome 9, HZAU_Pvac_v1, whole genome shotgun sequence DNA encoding:
- the bckdha gene encoding 2-oxoisovalerate dehydrogenase subunit alpha, mitochondrial, with the protein product MAAVRNMQRLWGIGVSAIRQQAALKTSRVLQQRAFRLNGAQCQQSFDSSLEKPQFPGASAEFIDHLEFIQPNVISGIPVYRVMDRRGQIINPSEDPQLSKETVLNFYQKMTLLNTMDRILYESQRQGRISFYMTNYGEEGTHIGSAAALDSTDLVFGQYREAGVLMYRGFPLDLFMAQCYGNADDLGKGRLMPVHYGSRDHNFVTISSPLATQLPQAAGAAYAIKRENSNRVVICYFGEGAASEGDAHAGFNFSATLECPIIFFCRNNGYAISTPTHEQYRGDGIAARGPGYGMLSIRVDGNDVFAVYNATKEARRRAVAENQPFLIEAMTYRIGHHSTSDDSSAYRSVDEVNYWDKQDHPISRLRHYMTARGWWGEDEERAWRKQSRKLVMEALEKAERRLKPNPELIFTDVYKDLTPQLDKQKESMVRHLQQYKEHYPLDQHEQ